From Argopecten irradians isolate NY chromosome 12, Ai_NY, whole genome shotgun sequence, one genomic window encodes:
- the LOC138304609 gene encoding proton-coupled folate transporter-like — MKNERSSLLEHTNSTKIQNDCGVKRVTPITSNKAFIIAVVFSSLILDFGSEAKAQYIIQLTRELSQHAVNETLTQHKNETENSCGRRFNETTREEILGQKLAAKWSFYCNIAEHATTLPVVMLFGIYSDKIGRKPLFVMSTVGMFLEYAIKAVAIYFKLPLYFFVLAAAVEGLTGCRYLFNIARNSSIADTTERNQSRTSSFALVDVFLGIGTFAAKLGTGYMISGSGFFFPVVLTAGLNFLMVIFIISFVPETLQRKVKKKSTCDLFRDSMSFLYDKTQLHGNKRWKFLFCFSIYISMEFSAMAVSGISTIYYTGFPLCWNSKNIGWFTASSSLIHTALGAVILQLTTKKGRDEPLAILGLLSLIGDNTIIGFASQSWMLYLGTSVGVLSILTGVVIRSAMSRMVIESKQGSFFMVYQLVGIATVLAGNSLSTNIYQATVSILRGFPYLIAACLYFFVLIMVVILYISGGTQTKVITKGSNTTQKSPNRTASYGTNTQKSSAVNSCENVSSEV, encoded by the exons ATGAAGAATGAACGATCTTCGCTATTAGAGCATACCAACTCTACCAAAATCCAAAACGACTGCGGGGTAAAACGTGTTACCCCGATTACGAGTAACAAGGCCTTCATCATTGCCGTGGTGTTTTCGTCTCTTATTTTAGACTTTGGATCCGAAGCTAAAGCTCAGTACATTATCCAGTTAACACGGGAATTATCCCAGCACGCTGTCAATGAAACGTTGACCCAACATAAGAACGAGACCGAAAACTCGTGTGGCAGGCGTTTTAATGAGACTACGAGAGAAGAAATATTAGGACAGAAACTTGCAGCGAAATGGTCGTTCTATTGCAACATAGCTGAACATGCTACGACATTGCCTGTGGTTATGCTGTTTGGGATATATTCTGACAAAATAGGACGTAAACCATTGTTCGTGATGTCTACAGTTGGTATGTTCCTAGAATATGCTATAAAGGCCGTAGccatttatttcaaacttcCTTTATATTTCTTCGTATTGGCGGCCGCCGTTGAAGGGCTGACAGGGTGtagatatttatttaatatagcAAGAAACTCGAGTATTGCAGATACAACTGAAAGGAATCAAAGCCGAACGTCATCGTTTGCGTTAGTGGATGTTTTTCTAGGAATTGGAACGTTCGCAGCTAAACTTGGTACCGGATATATGATATCTGGTTCCGGATTTTTCTTTCCAGTCGTTTTGACAGCAGGCTTGAACTTTCTCATGGTGATCTTCATAATAAGTTTTGTACCGGAAACATTACAACGTAAAGtaaaaaagaaatcaacatGTGACCTGTTCCGGGACTCTATGTCATTTTTATATGACAAAACACAGCTCCATGGAAATAAACGCTggaagtttttgttttgtttttccaTTTATATATCCATGGAGTTTTCCGCAATGGCGGTGTCAGGGATATCAACAATATACTACACAGGGTTTCCATTATGTTGGAATTCAAAAAATATCGGATGGTTCACCGCGTCCTCTTCATTAATTCATACTGCTTTAGGAGCTGTGATATTACAATTAACGACAAAGAAAGGGCGGGACGAACCTCTAGCCATTTTAGGTCTGCTATCCTTAATAGGCGATAATACCATAATAGGTTTCGCTTCTCAGTCTTGGATGCTTTATTTGG GGACGAGCGTTGGTGTTTTGTCTATACTGACAGGTGTTGTTATCCGATCCGCCATGTCCAGGATGGTCATAGAAAGTAAACAAG GTTCCTTCTTCATGGTTTATCAGTTGGTAGGAATCGCCACGGTTTTAGCGGGCAACTCTCTATCCACAAATATTTACCAAGCGACAGTATCCATTCTCCGTGGATTCCCATATCTGATAGCTGCATGTCTCTACTTCTTTGTCCTGATAATGGTGGT gATATTGTATATATCTGGTGGTACACAGACAAAGGTTATAACAAAAGGATCAAACACTACACAGAAGTCACCCAATAGGACAGCATCCTACGGAACTAACACCCAAAAGTCTTCAGCGGTCAACTCATGTGAAAATGTGTCTAGTGAAGTttag
- the LOC138336288 gene encoding proton-coupled folate transporter-like, with protein MKSDTESKPLLDDQPEEQKKDNIQVVTSGTYIDIVVRVVLIILFVVGLEAGSLVKNQYVYKWIEENSNSSINSLNSTIKNSTLSSDPCGGDISAGSEKKNQSAASIWLMYFSCVEHILAIPMLLFYGSYSDFIGRKPLMMIACGGYCIQYCLKAFIVYENYPLIYFLIPYGIAGITGGSYTFYLAMLASVADKTKHGKKRALGIAVVEALIGVGVSSAQIGTGYFIKDLGYMYPLVAVAGVFGTCLLLIPFGVTDTRSTRSTKHVKFVDYLRNIFGMFVRKSEILTNSVFIFNMTMLTFFLLYMGASDSTIDTLYQLRSPFCWDSRKIGWYGFGTDIVQYVFSLFLVRYLQMCLSDGTIVLTLISAVATSIITGLANRSLMLYISSGAGVLSIMAKPLLRAYISNMIRKDNQGAVFGNMYVIENICSLFSHTIFSEIYAQTQSFMAGFVYLIKGGFYLLSLAIFIILLCCRNRNEKTVNIQEKNFV; from the exons atgaaaagtgATACTGAATCAAAGCCACTTTTGGATGACCAACCGGAAGAACAAAAGAAGGATAATATTCAAGTCGTAACTTCCGGAACTTATATTGACATAGTTGTTCGTGTCGTGTTGATTATCCTATTTGTGGTGGGTTTAGAAGCTGGAAGTTTGGTTAAAAACCAGTATGTGTACAAATGGATAGAAGAAAATTCAAACTCGAGCATAAACTCTTTGAACAGCACCATCAAGAACTCTACTCTTTCATCGGATCCATGTGGAGGAGATATAAGCGCCGGAAGTGAAAAGAAGAACCAATCAGCGGCATCCATATGGCTGATGTATTTTTCATGCGTAGAACATATCTTAGCAATCCCGATGTTACTTTTTTATGGATCATATTCAGATTTCATTGGTAGAAAACCGCTTATGATGATTGCATGTGGCGGGTATTGCATACAGTACTGTTTGAAAGCGTTTATTGTTTACGAAAATTATCCATTGATATATTTCTTGATTCCCTATGGTATAGCCGGTATCACTGGAGGAAGTTACACTTTTTATCTTGCCATGTTGGCATCAGTAGCggacaaaacaaaacatggcaAGAAAAGAGCCCTAGGCATTGCAGTGGTTGAGGCGTTGATTGGAGTCGGTGTCAGCTCCGCCCAAATTGGGACGGGATATTTTATCAAAGATCTTGGCTACATGTACCCTTTGGTGGCTGTAGCCGGCGTATTTGGAACTTGTCTTTTGTTAATTCCGTTCGGGGTCACGGACACACGATCAACTAGATCAACCAAACACGTGAAATTTGTCGACTACCTAAGAAATATTTTTGGAATGTTTGTAAGAAAGTCCGAGATTTTGACAAATAGcgtatttatatttaatatgacAATGTTGACGTTTTTCCTGCTGTATATGGGAGCTTCAGATTCGACAATAGATACACTTTACCAGCTTCGATCACCGTTTTGCTGGGATTCAAGAAAGATAGGCTGGTACGGGTTCGGAACAGATATCGTACAATATGTTTTCAGTTTGTTTTTGGTGCGATATCTCCAGATGTGTCTATCAGATGGTACCATTGTTCTCACTCTTATATCAGCTGTTGCTACCTCCATAATCACAGGCCTGGCCAACAGAAGCCTTATGCTGTATATAA GCTCTGGAGCGGGCGTCTTGTCCATAATGGCTAAACCACTTCTTCGAGCCTACATTTCTAACATGATTAGAAAAGACAACCAGG GTGCTGTGTTCGGTAACATGTATGTGATCGAGAACATTTGCTCCTTGTTCAGCCATACAATATTCAGTGAAATATATGCCCAGACTCAATCCTTCATGGCTGGTTTTGTCTATCTGATAAAGGGAGGATTCTACCTGTTATCTTTAGCAATATTCAT AATCCTCCTCTGTTGCCGAAATCGAAACGAGAAAACCGTTAACATTCAAGAGAAAAATTTCGTTTAA
- the LOC138336831 gene encoding proton-coupled folate transporter-like, with amino-acid sequence MDRVSEKRPLLVNTKKQPAKQDDGSLTAQVVLRVTLTFVFMVITELGSLNQTLYIYKRASDLNTNNDTYTSVQNLNATNACGLNQSLASENNNQKLAAKWTWYFDLVVHGLGVLSLLLYGLYCDFIGRKPLLIISLTGEALRYAMMSFINYRNLPFVFFFVPYALSGLTGNSYLFFIASTASIADKTSYSQSRTVGLAVFEVLIGLGGGIAKLGVGYLIKYMGYLIPMLTCFGAYFACSLFVCMFIEDTIAPSSYKHLTFSVGLKRIFGFFYDKTAFIGGRPALFILAWSAFMIIHFARTSAYGITTLFELKSPFCWTSEEIGWFGFIQNIIEFIIGLAIMKILQCCMKDEYLAVLGCLSNIGIFLVMGFATTNFMMYACKYSILLNSCAKANMKMDINEYSLV; translated from the coding sequence ATGGATAGAGTATCAGAAAAACGGCCGTTGTTAGTAAACACCAAAAAACAACCTGCAAAACAAGATGACGGCAGTTTGACAGCTCAGGTTGTTTTACGTGTAACTTTAACGTTTGTATTCATGGTGATTACAGAGCTTGGAAGCTTAAACCagacattatatatttacaaacgCGCAAGCGACCTCAACACAAATAATGATACTTATACATCTGTACAAAACCTTAATGCAACAAATGCATGCGGTTTGAACCAAAGCCTCGCATCTGAAAACAACAACCAAAAGCTTGCAGCAAAATGGACGTGGTATTTCGACTTGGTCGTGCATGGTTTGGGTGTTCTATCACTTCTTTTGTATGGCCTGTATTGCGACTTCATTGGCAGAAAACCACTTTTGATAATTTCGCTTACCGGTGAAGCTCTTCGCTACGCTATGATGTCATTCATCAACTACAGAAATCTACCATTTGTATTCTTTTTCGTGCCATATGCTCTGTCGGGTTTAACAGGAAACAGCTATCTCTTTTTCATTGCAAGCACAGCCTCAATTGCCGATAAAACAAGTTACAGCCAATCGAGGACTGTGGGCCTAGCGGTTTTCGAGGTTCTTATCGGCTTAGGCGGTGGGATAGCAAAATTAGGAGTTGGATATTTGATTAAGTATATGGGGTACTTGATACCAATGCTAACCTGTTTCGGTGCTTATTTTGCTTGTTcattatttgtatgtatgttcATAGAGGACACCATAGCCCCATCATCATATAAACATCTGACATTTTCTGTGGGTCTTAAAAGAATCTTTGGATTTTTTTACGATAAAACAGCGTTTATTGGAGGAAGACCAGCTCTTTTTATCCTAGCATGGTCGGCGTTtatgataattcattttgcGAGAACATCAGCTTACGGTATTACAACGCTTTTTGAGCTGAAATCACCATTCTGCTGGACATCAGAAGAGATCGGCTGGTTTggttttatacaaaatataattgaGTTCATAATTGGTCTCGCcattatgaaaatattacaaTGTTGTATGAAAGATGAATATTTAGCAGTGCTAGGGTGTCTCTCCAACATAGGCATCTTCCTGGTTATGGGATTCGCCACAACAAACTTTATGATGTATGCATGTAAGTACAGTATCTTATTAAATTCATGCGCTAAAGCAAATATGAAAATGGATATAAATGAATATTCTTTAGTTTAA